The DNA region CCCCTGTTGAGGCACCTGGATCAGGCCACCGGCCTGCCGGTACGCCGCCCGAAGCCCAACCGCTACGAGCACGCGGCGCCGGGCGATCTGGTGCACGTGGACATCAAAAAGCTCGGCCGTATCCCCGATGGTGGTGGGCACCGCAAGCTCGGCCGGCAAGCGGGGCGCAAAACCCGCAGCGGGATGGGCTACGCCTACCTGCACCACGCGGTCGACGACCACAGCCGACTGGCCTACTCCGAAGAACTCGACGACGAACGCAAGGAGACCGCCGCAGCGTTCTGGCGCAACGCCAACGCCTTCTTCGTAGACCATGGCATCATCGTTCGGCGCGTCCTCACTGACAACGGATCATGTTACCGCTCAAAGTGTTTCGCCGAAGCACTAGGCGATGTGATCACGCACAAGCGAACCCGACCGTATCGGCCGCAGACCAACGGCAAGGTGGAACGCTTCAACCGCACCCTGGCCGCCGAATGGGCCTACGCCCAGACCTACCGGTCCAACGACGCCCGCGCGCAGACCTACCAAGATTGGCTGCATCACTACAATCACCACCGACCCCACACCGGTATCGGAGGAAAGACCCCCATCGAGCGCCTACGCGTTCACAACCTGCCTGGTCATTACACCTAGGGTCGTGAAAAAGAAGCTGTCATCGGTATCGCTGCAGAAATGCGATTCCAGCCGGTTACTGGCAAGTATATCGATAGCGATATAAACTCGGCGATGTGCCTGACCCGAAGGAGATCGTCTGGATGGGTACGTCGCTGGAAGACCTGCGTGGCTGGTGAATGGCAATGAGCGTGTGGGATGACATCGCGGATAGCCGCGAGGAAGCCGAAAACCTCAAGGTTCGTGCGGCGCTGATGCGCGCCGTTCGTGCCCGTATCACTGACGCGAAATGGTCACAGGCTGTGGCGGCGGAGCATCTCGGTTTGACGCAGCCGCGGGTGTCCGACCTGTTCCGAGGGAAGATCTCGAAATTCTCTCTGGACGCGCTGGTCGAGATCGCGTCCAAGCTCGGCATCCACGTCCGCATCGAGGTGGACCAAGACTGCGCGCTGCCCGCCTGAGGTACAAGCGATCAACTGGCCGCACGGGGCACGCGAGCGGTAACACGTGTCCCACCCGTCACCAATCCCGGTGACCACGGGTGCCCAACCGGCGCGCCGCGACGCGTCCCGTCGGCCCGGTTATTAGTGTGGCCCGAAGAAATCGGGAAAGTGACATATCGATGTTGGTGCTGCACGGGTTCTGGTCCTCCGACGGTCTTTGTTTGTGGGGTGAGGACTCCGCGCTGGCGATCAAAAGTGCCAGCCAGGCGCTGCGGTCGGCGCGACCGCATCCGTTCGCCGCGTCCCCCGACGTGATCGCCGCGATCCATGCCGGCAAGCCCGGCAGCGCGGTCCTGCTGTTGCCGTCGCTGCGCAGCGCGCCGCTGGACTCACCCGAACTGCTGCGCATCACCCCGCGCCCGGCTGCGCGCACTGCGCCCGCACTGTTGCCGTGGACGGTTCCGGTGCTGTCAGTGCCGGCGACATCAGCGATCACCGTGCTGGATGAGCCTGCCGCCGACGTGCGCTATGGCGAGTCGATCACCTACCTCGCCGACATCGCGAGCTTCGCCGCGGAACTCGTGCGGCGGGGCCGGGTACTGCCGGCGCTCGGCTGGGATGAGCACGGACCCGTCGCGTGGTGGCGGCCCGTCGTTCAGGGCGCCGACGTCGTGGCCCTGAACGCTCTGGTGACGGCGATGCCGCCGGTATGTCGCGCCAATCCGGCCGCGCCGGCTGCCCACGACGTGGTGATGTCGGCGCTGCAGGGCTTCGTGGATGCGGCGGCGCGTGCGGCGATGCCGTCGGTCGAGGATCTGCTTCCGGCGCGGCGAGGCCGACGCCCGAAACGTGCACCGGCTGCGGAAGCCTGGGTGACCGCGCTCGCTGCGCCGGACGGCAGGGTCGATGCGGATTCGGGCGACCTCGACGCCCTCGCCGAGGCGTTGACGCCGTGGGACGATATCGGAATCGACGAGCCCGGACCGGCGCGGGCGACCTTCCGGCTCAATGAGATTGAAACGGGCGAGAGCGGCCCCCCAGGCTGGCGGCTGGAGTTCCTGCTGCAATCCATCGCCGACCCGAGCCTGCTGATCCCCGCCGAGCAGACCTGGGACGACGACGGCGGCCTGCGTCGCTGGCTCGACCGTCCCGAGGAACTGCTGCTGGGCGAGCTAGGACGGGCGGCGCGGATCTATCCGGCACTGGCCGCCGGCCTGCGCACGGCCCGGCCGTGCGGGATCGATCTGGATGCCGAAGGGGCCTACGACTTCCTGGCCACCGCCGCGCCGCTGCTCGACGAAGCGGGTTTCGGCGTGCTGCTGCCGTCGTGGTGGGACCGGCGCCGCAAGCTCGGCCTCGCGGTGTCGGCGTCGACCCCGGTCGACGGTGTGGTGGCCGGCGCCGGCAGATTCGGCCGCGACCAACTCCTTGATTTCCGTTGGGAACTCGCCGTCGGCGACGACACCCTCACCGCCGACGAGATCGCCGCGCTCGCCCAGACCAAGGCTCCGCTGATCCGGCTGCGGGGTCAGTGGGTGGCGGTGGATCCCGAACAACTGCGTCGGGGTCTGGAATTCCTCGAGCGCAACCCGTCCGGGCAGGCGAGCGTGGCCGAGGTCCTCGCGCTGGCCGCCGCTCATCCTGCCGACAGTGACACCCCGCTGGACGTCACCTCGGTGCGCGCCGATGGCTGGCTCGGCGATCTGCTCAGCGGCGCGGCCGCGCAAGCACTGCAACCGCTGCACACCCCACCCGAATTCGCCGCGACGCTGCGGCCCTACCAACAGCGCGGGCTGTCGTGGTTGGCGTTCCTGTCATCGCTGGGACTGGGCAGCTGCCTGGCCGACGATATGGGACTGGGCAAGACCGTTCAATTGCTCGCCCTGGAGTCCGTGCAACGCCACGATCAGCCCGGCGCTGCGCCGACACTGTTGTTGTGCCCGATGTCGCTGGTGGGCAATTGGCAGCGGGAGGCGGCGAAATTCGCTCCGGCACTGCGGGTTTACGCGTACCACGGGTCGACGCGGCTGCGTGGCGAGGCGCTGCGCGAGCACCTGGCCGACGTCGACCTGGTCGTCACCACCTACGGCACGGCGATCCGCGATATCGACGAGCTCGCCTCCTACCGCTGGAACCGGGTGGTCCTCGACGAGGCGCAGGCGGTCAAGAACAGCCTGTCCCGCGGGGCCAAGACGGTGCGCCGACTCGACGCCGACCACCGGGTGGCGCTGACCGGGACGCCCGTGGAGAACCGGCTGGCCGAATTGTGGTCCATCATGGACTTTCTCAACCCGGGTCTGCTTGGCTCCTCGGAGGTGTTTCGCGCCCGGTATGCGGTCCCGGTCGAAAAGTACGGACAGACCGAACCGGCCGAGCGGCTGCGAAAGATCACCCGCCCCTACATTTTGCGGCGACTCAAGACCGACCCGACGATCATCGACGACCTACCCGAGAAGATCGAGATCAAGCAGTACTGTCGGCTCACCACCGAGCAGGCGTCGCTGTATCAGTCCATCGTCGACGAGATGATGGAAAAGATCGAGAACACCGAGGGAATTGCGAGACGCGGCAACGTCCTTGCCGCGATGACCAAGCTAAAGCAGGTGTGCAACCACCCCGCCCAATTGCTGCACGACCGTTCGGCCGTCGGCGCCCGGTCGGGCAAGGTGATCAGGCTCGAGGAGGTGCT from Mycolicibacterium sp. MU0053 includes:
- a CDS encoding IS481 family transposase, which codes for MSHANASLTPKGRLKLAKLIVDEGWSIRRAAERFQCSPATAKKWADRYRVGGAEAMFDRPSRPRHSPNRLPARRERRIVKLRFTRRWGPDRIAAHLHVPRSTVQAVLKRYKMPLLRHLDQATGLPVRRPKPNRYEHAAPGDLVHVDIKKLGRIPDGGGHRKLGRQAGRKTRSGMGYAYLHHAVDDHSRLAYSEELDDERKETAAAFWRNANAFFVDHGIIVRRVLTDNGSCYRSKCFAEALGDVITHKRTRPYRPQTNGKVERFNRTLAAEWAYAQTYRSNDARAQTYQDWLHHYNHHRPHTGIGGKTPIERLRVHNLPGHYT
- a CDS encoding helix-turn-helix domain-containing protein — its product is MSVWDDIADSREEAENLKVRAALMRAVRARITDAKWSQAVAAEHLGLTQPRVSDLFRGKISKFSLDALVEIASKLGIHVRIEVDQDCALPA
- a CDS encoding DEAD/DEAH box helicase, which gives rise to MLVLHGFWSSDGLCLWGEDSALAIKSASQALRSARPHPFAASPDVIAAIHAGKPGSAVLLLPSLRSAPLDSPELLRITPRPAARTAPALLPWTVPVLSVPATSAITVLDEPAADVRYGESITYLADIASFAAELVRRGRVLPALGWDEHGPVAWWRPVVQGADVVALNALVTAMPPVCRANPAAPAAHDVVMSALQGFVDAAARAAMPSVEDLLPARRGRRPKRAPAAEAWVTALAAPDGRVDADSGDLDALAEALTPWDDIGIDEPGPARATFRLNEIETGESGPPGWRLEFLLQSIADPSLLIPAEQTWDDDGGLRRWLDRPEELLLGELGRAARIYPALAAGLRTARPCGIDLDAEGAYDFLATAAPLLDEAGFGVLLPSWWDRRRKLGLAVSASTPVDGVVAGAGRFGRDQLLDFRWELAVGDDTLTADEIAALAQTKAPLIRLRGQWVAVDPEQLRRGLEFLERNPSGQASVAEVLALAAAHPADSDTPLDVTSVRADGWLGDLLSGAAAQALQPLHTPPEFAATLRPYQQRGLSWLAFLSSLGLGSCLADDMGLGKTVQLLALESVQRHDQPGAAPTLLLCPMSLVGNWQREAAKFAPALRVYAYHGSTRLRGEALREHLADVDLVVTTYGTAIRDIDELASYRWNRVVLDEAQAVKNSLSRGAKTVRRLDADHRVALTGTPVENRLAELWSIMDFLNPGLLGSSEVFRARYAVPVEKYGQTEPAERLRKITRPYILRRLKTDPTIIDDLPEKIEIKQYCRLTTEQASLYQSIVDEMMEKIENTEGIARRGNVLAAMTKLKQVCNHPAQLLHDRSAVGARSGKVIRLEEVLEEILAEGDRVLCFTQFTAFAEMLVPHLAARFGQDVAYLHGGVPKKRRDEMVARFQSDDGPSIFLLSLKAGGTGLNLTAANHVVHLDRWWNPAVENQATDRAFRIGQKKNVQVRKFICTGTLEERIDDMIEDKKALADLVVGDGEGWLTELSTGDLRTLFTLSEGAVGE